In Pectinophora gossypiella chromosome 17, ilPecGoss1.1, whole genome shotgun sequence, one DNA window encodes the following:
- the LOC126374455 gene encoding UMP-CMP kinase has translation MLYRTLQSFSKYVNKMVPEVVFVLGAPGAGKGTQCTYISKEYGFVHLSAGDLLREERQRPGSEYGEMIEEKIRNGQIVPVEVTCSLLHKAMQKSGKSRFLIDGFPRNKDNLEGWERTMSDKTKLLFVLFFECSQSMCTERCLGRGAAGSGRSDDNLDSLKKRFNTYLNDTMPIIQHYEAQGLVRKIDAEKCPDEVFEKVKEAFDEIGLKTIVC, from the coding sequence ATGCTTTACCGTACCTTGCAGTCGTTTTCCAAGTACGTGAACAAAATGGTTCCTGAAGTTGTATTTGTGCTTGGAGCGCCCGGAGCCGGTAAAGGTACCCAGTGTACTTATATTTCCAAAGAATATGGTTTCGTGCATCTTTCTGCTGGAGATTTGCTGCGTGAGGAGCGTCAGAGACCGGGCTCGGAGTACGGCGAGATGATTGAGGAGAAAATCCGTAACGGGCAAATCGTTCCGGTGGAGGTTACGTGTTCGCTGCTCCACAAGGCCATGCAGAAGTCCGGCAAGTCCCGCTTCCTTATAGACGGCTTCCCTCGTAACAAAGACAACTTGGAGGGCTGGGAACGCACAATGTCTGATAAAACGaagcttttatttgttttattctttgAATGTTCACAAAGTATGTGCACTGAGAGGTGCTTGGGAAGAGGCGCGGCTGGCAGTGGCCGCTCCGACGACAACCTCGACAGTTTGAAGAAGAGGTTTAACACATACCTCAATGACACCATGCCCATCATCCAGCATTATGAAGCTCAAGGCTTGGTCCGTAAGATTGATGCAGAGAAATGCCCCGATGAAGTGTTTGAGAAAGTCAAAGAAGCATTTGATGAAATTGGACTGAAAACTATAGTATGTTAA